A region of Periplaneta americana isolate PAMFEO1 chromosome 16, P.americana_PAMFEO1_priV1, whole genome shotgun sequence DNA encodes the following proteins:
- the LOC138716376 gene encoding uncharacterized protein, producing MKLDLTVLVILEVTAMAVSFCPKCVFSLRDKVYKYNRPHNQLPIPAALINVVGRQQDNTPHVRNARCLGLLDWLFEELEPEPDTTTTTTTTTTTSTTTATTGTTSPSTQPTSATPVGTTAGIAGGDSITTASGTTTETTTTTTAAPKP from the exons ATGAAACTTGATTTAACAGTTTTAGTGATTCTTGAAGTTACAGCAATGGCTGTATCATTTTGTCCAAAATGTGTATTCAGTTTACGTGATAAAGTTTATAAATATAACCGTCCGCATAATCAACTTCCGATACCCGCT GCTTTGATCAACGTTGTCGGAAGGCAACAGGACAACACGCCACACGTCAGAAATGCGAGATGCTTGGGACTCTTGGACTGGCTTTTCGAAGAACTTGAGCCAGAGCCTGATACTACCACGACCACTACAACCACCACGACCACCTCAACGACTACAGCGACGACGGGTACCACGAGTCCTTCAACACAACCGACATCAGCAACACC tgtTGGTACAACTGCTGGGATTGCCGGCGGCGATTCTATTACTACCGCCAGTGGAACTACTACAGAAACCACAACGACTACAACTGCAGCTCCCAAACCTTAA